In Bacillota bacterium, the DNA window ACGCCTCGATGGGGCCGTAGAAGGTGTGGACGTCGACCAGCTCGAGCATGCGAGGCGTCGTCTCCCCGGCGATGGCCCTCTCCCCCTTCAGACCGCGCTCCGCCCCAGGTAGGCCTCGATCACGCGCGGATCGCCGCGGACCTCCTCGGGCGTGCCCTCGCTGATCTTGGCCCCGTGATCGAGGACGGTGACCACGTCGGAGATGCTCATGACCACCTTCATGTCATGCTCGATGAGCAGGATGGTCAGCCCCATCTCCGTGCGTAGCTCCTCGATCAGCTCCAGCAGCCGAGCCGTCTCGCGCGGGTTCATTCCCGCCGCCGGCTCGTCCAGGAGGAGGAGCCGCGGCTCCACCGCCAGCGCCCGCGCGATCTCGAGCCGGCGCTGGTTGCCGTACGGGAGGTTGCGCGCCAGCTCGTTCTCCAGCCCGGCCAGCCCGACGAAGCGGAGGAGCTGGGCCGCCCGCTCCACCGCCTCCGCCTCCTCCCTGCGCATGCGCGGCGAGCGCAGCAGCACGTCGGCCAGGTTGGCGCGCAGGTGGATGTGCCGGCCCACCAGCACGTTCTCCAGCGCCGTCATCTCGCGGAAGAGGCGGATGTTCTGGAAGGTGCGGCTGATCCCGCGCAGCGCCACGTCCTCGGGCTGCAGCCCGGAGACGGGGCGGCCCTCGAAGAGGATGCGGCCGCCGTCGGGCCGGTAGGTGCCGGTGATCATGTTGAAGAGCGTCGTCTTCCCCGCCCCGTTGGGTCCGATGAGGCTGTGGACATGGCCCCGGCGGACCTCCATCTCCACCCCGTCGATGGCCACAAGGCCGCCGAAACGCTTGGTGACGCGCTCCACGTGCAGGAGCGGCCCCGGCTCGGGGTCGGAGCCGCCGCCGGCCGGCGGCGCGGCCGGGAGGGCGCGCCCGGCAGAGGCCCGCGCCGGCCGGAAGCCGGCGCCGTCGCCCGCGGTGGCGGGCGCCGGCTCCAGGCGGCCGGGGCGCCGGGGGGGCGGGGCGGGCCCCCGGGGGCGGGCGGCCCCCCCCCCCCGCAGGCCGGGTCCGACGCGGCGAACATCCAAACTACCGCGTATTTAGACGGGGACTTTTGGGTCATCAACGGTACCAAATGCTTTATTTCCAACGCCGGTACGCCGCTGAGTTACGGGCTGGTGGCGCTTACGACCACCGGAAAAACCGCGGACGGCAAGAAGCGCTATAGCGCGTTCATCGTCCCCAAAGGCACACCGGGCTACACGGTCGGCAAGCCGTACAAGAAGATCGGGTGGCACATGGTGGACACGCGCGAGCAGGTTTTTGATAACGTGCGCGTCCCGCGAGATCACCTGCTCGGGCAGGAGGGAGCCGGGTTCCGGGCGTTTATGAAAACGCTCGAGTGCGGCCGGATCTCGGTGGCGACGCTCGGGCTGTCGCTGGCGGAAGCGTGCCTGGACATGGCCCTGAAGTACGCGTTAGAACGGAAGACCTTCGGCAAGCCGCTGGCGTCGCACCAGGCGATTCAATTCAAGCTGGCGGATATGGCGACGCAGGCTGAGATGGCCAAGCTGATGGTGTACCGCGCCGCCTGGTTTTGGACAACCTCAAAGACGGCGTGGTCAAGCCGGATATCTACGACCCGAAGTTCAACCGCGCCTATGCGGAGCTGGCCACTCACTATCACACCCTGATTGACCCTTGCCGGCGCGGCCACCCTAAAGACAACCCGCGGGTTGAAAGGATTATGCCGTACATCAGGGACAGCTTCTGGCGGGGTCGGGAGTTCGGAAGCATGGAGGAGGCCCGCCAGGAAGCCATCCGGTGGTGTCTCGAGGTAGCCGGCCGGCGCATCCACGGCACCACCCGGCAGAGGCCCCTGGAACACTTCACCCAGGAGGAGAAAAACCATCTTCTGTTGCTTCCTTACCAACCCTGGGAAATGGTCACCTGGCAGAAGGCCAAGGTCGGCCGGGATAGCCACGCCACCGTGGCAAGGGGTGTATACTCCGTGCCCTACAGGTACGTCGGCCAGACCTTGCAGGTGCGCATCTCCAAAACCACAGTCCAGTTCTTCCGCGGCGAGGAGTTGGTGCGAACCCACCTTAAGGCCGCGCCGGGAGAACGCCGGACTGATCCCGCCGATCTCCCGCCCGGCAAGGCGGCCTTCTACGAACGCAACCCGCAGTGGTGCCTGGAAAGGGCTCAGGCTCTTGGACCGGTTGTCAGCC includes these proteins:
- a CDS encoding ABC transporter ATP-binding protein, with the protein product MEVRRGHVHSLIGPNGAGKTTLFNMITGTYRPDGGRILFEGRPVSGLQPEDVALRGISRTFQNIRLFREMTALENVLVGRHIHLRANLADVLLRSPRMRREEAEAVERAAQLLRFVGLAGLENELARNLPYGNQRRLEIARALAVEPRLLLLDEPAAGMNPRETARLLELIEELRTEMGLTILLIEHDMKVVMSISDVVTVLDHGAKISEGTPEEVRGDPRVIEAYLGRSAV
- a CDS encoding acyl-CoA dehydrogenase, with translation MQTTAYLDGDFWVINGTKCFISNAGTPLSYGLVALTTTGKTADGKKRYSAFIVPKGTPGYTVGKPYKKIGWHMVDTREQVFDNVRVPRDHLLGQEGAGFRAFMKTLECGRISVATLGLSLAEACLDMALKYALERKTFGKPLASHQAIQFKLADMATQAEMAKLMVYRAAWFWTTSKTAWSSRISTTRSSTAPMRSWPLTITP